In Desulfomicrobium escambiense DSM 10707, the genomic window CAGCCGCGGCTCGGTCGGCGGTTCGTAGCGCAGGGGGGCGAGGGTCATGGTCAGGGCTTGGGGGCGCCCAGCGCGTCCTGGTCGGTCAGGTCGGCGATGGCGGCGTTGATGCGTTGGAGGGTGCTGTCGGGAACGCTCTTGGTGAAAATGAGGTAGCGCAGGTTACCCGCCGGGATGTCCTGCATGGTCAGAGTGGTGAACCGGACTGCGTCAACCTCGGCCAGCCGCAGCAGGGTCGGGACTTCCTCGGGGGCCACGAGCATGTAGGCGGCGCGCCCCTGCAGAATCAGCTTCGGCAGGACTTTTTGGGAGGACGATACGGTCAGGCTGCGCACCAGAATCTCTTTTTGCATGCGGTCGACGGCTTCGCCGTAGGAGAACGAGGCCACCTGGGCCATGATCAGGGACCGATCGGCCAAGACGTCCCGCAGGGTGGTGTGGCGGCTGAACAGGTGCGTCTTGTCGGTTGTGGTCAGCAGGACCAGGGGCTGGTCGCGGTAGATGGGCAGGCTGAACGTGGCGAAGGTTTCGCGTTCGGGCGTCTTGAACCAGCCGATGGAGCACGTGGGGCCGCTGTCGGTGCGGAGTTCTTCCATGATCCGGTTCGGGGGGTGTTGGCTGAAGGACGCCGGAATCCCGGCCCGGTCGAGAATCTGCCTGGTCAGGCCAAGCAGGAAACCCCGCGGCTGCCCGTTTTCGGTCCAGTAATAGGGCGGGCGTTCGAGGTAGACCACGTGCAGGTCGGTGGCGTTGGCGGCTGCGGCCGGAGTCGCCAGGAGGCTGCCGAGCAGGACGAAGAGGACGAGAAGCGCCCGCCGCCTGGTCATTGCAGACCTTCCGGCGGTTCGTGCACCCCGAACTGGTCTAGCTGCCAGCCCACGTCCTTGCCGATCATCCGCCGTTTGCGCACGGTGATCCACCAAAGTCCCTTCCACTGCCAGCCCGGGATGGACCTGACGTAGCGCGCCTGCCGTTCCAGGGCGGCGCAGATGAGGTCCAAGGTCTCCTCGGGCCTGTCCTGGGGTTCGAGGCCCGTGCGGCGTTCCAGCGTGGCGCGCCCCGCATGATGAGCCTCCAGAAGCTGCGGCAGCGTCAAGCCCGGAAAGGCCTGCACGAAGGCGCCGGGGACCGTGGGCAGGGTGTGGGCGTCGGGGGCGTTGGTCGTGGTCACGCCGGTCTTGTCGTCGTAGATGGTCACCAGTTCGAGGAAATGCTTGCCCAGGCCATGGTAGAAGACCAGATAGGTCTTTTCGGCGGCATTCTTCCAGGTCTTGCAGAACAGGGACTGGTCCTTGTCGGCGATGCGGAAGTCGAACATGACGTCCTCGGCGAAGCCGTGGTCCGCCGCCCAGTCCGACGCCTGGCGCAGGGGCTGCCGCACGTCCTGGTCAACCGGGACATGGGAGCGGGGAACCATGCGTTCCTTGGGGGAGGACAGGGCGTCGACGGTGACTTTCATGATCTTGGTCGAAAGGTACCACACGGCCGTCATGACTGCCAGCAGCAGAACAGGAAATGCCATCATTTTTGCCTACCTCCGCCATGGGGAGCGGACTGCGTTTTCATGAAACCTTCTCCAGTGCGTCCAACTCTTGGGTGACCAGGGGCAGGATGCCGTCGACGATGCGCGCCACGCCCGCGGCGTTGGGGTGCAGGCCGTCGTCCAGGACCAGGGACGGGTCGCGGACCACGCCTTCGAGGAAGAAGGGGTAGAGGGGCAGGTCATGCTCCTCGGCCAGTTCGGGGAAAACGTCGTCGAACTGTTTGCGATATTCGAGTCCCCAATTGACCGGAGCGCGCATCCCGGCCAGAATGATCCTGGCCCCGGCCTCCTGGCATTGCCTGATCATGGCGTCGAGATTGTCTCGCATGCGTACGGGATCCAGGCCGCGCAGTCCGTCATTGGCCCCGAGTTCAAGCACCACGAGGTGGGGTTTGTCCTCCAGGGACCAGGCCAGACGCGCCAGGCCGCCGGCCGTGGTGTCGCCCGACACGCCCGCGTTGGTCACGCGCACGTCGCGGCCCATGTCGCGCAGGCGCCGCTCCAGTTGGGCGGCGAAGGACTGGTCGGCGGGCAGGCCGTAGCCCGCCGTGAGGCTGTCGCCGAAGGCGAGAATGTGCATTGTCGTATCTCCGTGAACGAGCCCGGCCGGGCTGGCGAGAAGCAGCGCGGCCATGAGGATATGTCGAATGAGCTTGGATGCCATGAATGTTCCCTCGGTTGTGCTTGAGGACGTCCACCTGACGCTAACCGCCGGTTCGGGGCCGGTCAACATCCTGAACGGGGTCAGCCTGACGGTGGGGCAGGGCGAGACCCTGGCCGTGGTCGGGCCGTCGGGTTCGGGCAAGACGACCATGCTCATGCTCCTGGCCGGTCTGGAACGGCCGACCTCGGGCGCGGTGCGCATGGCCGGTAAGGACCTCACGGCCATGGGCGAGGACGAGCTGGCGCGCTTTCGGCGCGAGAACCTGGGCATCGTCTTTCAGGCCTTCCACCTCATCCCGACCATGACGGCCCTGGAGAACGCAGCGCTGCCGCTTGAGTTCGCCCACCATCCCGACGCCAGGCGCCAGGCCCTGGACGCTCTGGAGCAGGTGGGCCTGGGTCACCGCGCCGGCCACTACCCCTCGCAGCTTTCGGGCGGTGAGCAGCAGCGCGTGGCCCTGGCCCGGGCCTTCGCGCCGCGGCCGCGCATCATCCTGGCCGACGAGCCCACGGGCAACCTGGACGAGGGCACGGGCGCGCGGGTCATGGAGCTTCTTTTCAAGATGCAGGCCGAGGAAAAGGCCACGCTGGTGCTGGTGACCCACGACCGGAATCTGGCCGGGCGCTGCGGCCGCACGGCGTCCATGCACTCGGGCCGCATGGAGGAGCGATGAGCGGCCGGGACTGGCTCGTGGCCCTGAACCTCTGCCGCCGCGAGCTACGCGGTGGCCTGCGGGGCTTCGGCGTGTTCCTGGGCTGCCTCTTCCTGGGCGTGCTGGCCATCAGTGCCGTGGGCTCCCTGGGGCGGGCCCTGGAGGCCGGGCTGGCGGCCGACGCCAAGGCCATCCTCGGCGGGGACGTGAGCGTCAGTCTGACCTCCCGCGACCTGAGCCCGGTCGAGGCCGATTTTCTGCGCGGCTTCGGAGAACTGGCCCGGACCCTGTCCACGCGGACCATGGCCCGCGCGGGCGACAAGGCCGTTCTGGTCGAGCTCAAGGGCGTCGACGCCCTCTATCCCCTGTACGGGCGCATGGAAATCGAGGGCGGGGGCGTGCTTCAGGAACTCCTGCCCGAGCGCGGCGGGCTGCCCGGCGCCGTGGCCGACCGGGACCTTTTGGCAAGGCTGGGTCTGGCTGTGGGCGACGAGGTGGCCGTGGGCGAGGCCCGCTTCCAGGTGCGCGGCGTGATCCTGCGCGAGCCGGACCGGGTCATGGAATTCTTTTCCCTGGGGCCGCGCCTCATGGTCGGGGTCGAAGGGTTCGGGGGCACGGGCCTGTCCGGGGCCGGAAGCCTCTTCCGCACCGAGTACCTGCTGCGGCTCCCGGGCCGCGACGCCTCGCAGACGGCCGAGGCCATCCGCGCCGCCTACCCCGAGTCGGGCTGGCGGGTGCGCGACTTCAACCGCGCCGCGCCGCGCATCAGCACGGTCCTGGAGCGTCTGCGCGTGGACCTGACCCTGGTCGGCCTGGGCGCGCTGCTGGTCGGCGGCCTGGGCATCGCCGGCGGCGTGCGCGGCTACCTGGGCGGGCGCCTGGCGCACATGGCGGCCATGAAGTGCATGGGCGGGCCGGTGCGCGTGCTCTTCGCCTCCTACCTCATGCAGGTCCTTTTCCTGGGGGCCGTGGGGGCCCTGGCCGGCATGGCCGGCGGGAGCCTCGTGCCGTGGCTCGGCGCCCGGTTCTTCGCCGACATCCTGCCCATCCAGGCGCGTGGCGGCCTGTACGCGGCCCCGCTGATCCAGGCCGCGCTCTTCGGCCTGGTCACGACCCTGGCCTTCTCCATGCCCCCGCTTTTCCGTGCGGTCATGGTCAGCCCGTCCGGCATCTTCCGCGGCTACATCTCGGCCGACATGGGCCGCATGCCCCGCGCGGCGGTCCTGCCCACGGCCGCGGCCTTCGCCCTGCTTGCGGCCATGGTCTTCCAGTTCGCCGGCAACACCCGGCTCGCGGCCTGGTTCGTGGGCGGGACCATCGGCGCGTGGCTGCTGTTCAAGGGTCTGGCCCGGGCCATCCGCTGGCTGGCAGGCAAGGCCCCGCGCCTGCCGTGGGCGAGCTGGCGCATCGGCGTGGCCAATATCCACCGTCCGGGATCGCCGGGCGTGAGCCTGGTGTTCGCCCTGGGCTTCGGGCTCACGGCGCTGGTGGCCGTGGTCATGGTCAACGTCAGCCTGACACGGGCGTTGACGGCCGAACTGGCCCAGGAAGCCCCGGCCTTCTTCTTCATGGATATCCGTCCCGATCAGGTCGGGGATTTCCGCGCCATGGTCGAGGGCACGCCCGGCGTGACAAGGCTCGACCTGCGGCCCATGATCCGCGGCCGCATCGTGCGCATCGCAGGCACCCCCGTGGAGAACGCCACGGTGTCCGAGGAGGTGTCCTGGGCCGTGCGCGGGGACCGCGGGCTGTCCTGGAGCGAGGAGTTCCCGGCCGGCAGCACGCTCCTGCGCGGGACGTGGTGGGGCAAGGGCTACGACGGTCCTCCGCTCATCTCCCTGACCTCGGATCTGGCCGAGGGCTTCGGCGTGGACGTGGGCGACACCCTGACGGTCAACGTCCTGGGCCGCAACATCACGGGCACCATATCGAACATCCGCGAGGTCAACTGGCGGACCCTGGCCATGCAGTTCGCCATCGTCTTCTCGCCCGGCACCCTGGACCGGGCCCCGCAGACGTGGCTCGGCGCGGCCTACGGCCATGGCGGCGAGGACGGCCTCTTCGCCCGCGTCACGTCGGCCTACCCCGAGGTGGCCG contains:
- a CDS encoding substrate-binding periplasmic protein, giving the protein MTRRRALLVLFVLLGSLLATPAAAANATDLHVVYLERPPYYWTENGQPRGFLLGLTRQILDRAGIPASFSQHPPNRIMEELRTDSGPTCSIGWFKTPERETFATFSLPIYRDQPLVLLTTTDKTHLFSRHTTLRDVLADRSLIMAQVASFSYGEAVDRMQKEILVRSLTVSSSQKVLPKLILQGRAAYMLVAPEEVPTLLRLAEVDAVRFTTLTMQDIPAGNLRYLIFTKSVPDSTLQRINAAIADLTDQDALGAPKP
- a CDS encoding ABC transporter permease; its protein translation is MSGRDWLVALNLCRRELRGGLRGFGVFLGCLFLGVLAISAVGSLGRALEAGLAADAKAILGGDVSVSLTSRDLSPVEADFLRGFGELARTLSTRTMARAGDKAVLVELKGVDALYPLYGRMEIEGGGVLQELLPERGGLPGAVADRDLLARLGLAVGDEVAVGEARFQVRGVILREPDRVMEFFSLGPRLMVGVEGFGGTGLSGAGSLFRTEYLLRLPGRDASQTAEAIRAAYPESGWRVRDFNRAAPRISTVLERLRVDLTLVGLGALLVGGLGIAGGVRGYLGGRLAHMAAMKCMGGPVRVLFASYLMQVLFLGAVGALAGMAGGSLVPWLGARFFADILPIQARGGLYAAPLIQAALFGLVTTLAFSMPPLFRAVMVSPSGIFRGYISADMGRMPRAAVLPTAAAFALLAAMVFQFAGNTRLAAWFVGGTIGAWLLFKGLARAIRWLAGKAPRLPWASWRIGVANIHRPGSPGVSLVFALGFGLTALVAVVMVNVSLTRALTAELAQEAPAFFFMDIRPDQVGDFRAMVEGTPGVTRLDLRPMIRGRIVRIAGTPVENATVSEEVSWAVRGDRGLSWSEEFPAGSTLLRGTWWGKGYDGPPLISLTSDLAEGFGVDVGDTLTVNVLGRNITGTISNIREVNWRTLAMQFAIVFSPGTLDRAPQTWLGAAYGHGGEDGLFARVTSAYPEVAVVTIREVLDNAAMLMRRTASIFQVMAGVALLVGFLVLAGAFSADQHRRIYDSVIYKVCGATRRDILAILVAEFSLAGLFTGLGSLILGTVTAWGVVQGLLKMQFTPDLPTGLLTVLTGVAISLAMGLLGTWRVLGKKAAPFLRNE
- a CDS encoding ABC transporter ATP-binding protein, encoding MSLDAMNVPSVVLEDVHLTLTAGSGPVNILNGVSLTVGQGETLAVVGPSGSGKTTMLMLLAGLERPTSGAVRMAGKDLTAMGEDELARFRRENLGIVFQAFHLIPTMTALENAALPLEFAHHPDARRQALDALEQVGLGHRAGHYPSQLSGGEQQRVALARAFAPRPRIILADEPTGNLDEGTGARVMELLFKMQAEEKATLVLVTHDRNLAGRCGRTASMHSGRMEER
- a CDS encoding arylesterase, translated to MASKLIRHILMAALLLASPAGLVHGDTTMHILAFGDSLTAGYGLPADQSFAAQLERRLRDMGRDVRVTNAGVSGDTTAGGLARLAWSLEDKPHLVVLELGANDGLRGLDPVRMRDNLDAMIRQCQEAGARIILAGMRAPVNWGLEYRKQFDDVFPELAEEHDLPLYPFFLEGVVRDPSLVLDDGLHPNAAGVARIVDGILPLVTQELDALEKVS